The following nucleotide sequence is from Salvia splendens isolate huo1 chromosome 2, SspV2, whole genome shotgun sequence.
GTTGCTCCAgttgttctgcccctcctgatttcCCCCAGACCAGTTAGTCTGCCTTTCTGGTTGATGTGTCAACTGGGCGTTCTGTTGTGGAGGTGGCTGGTTCGGATCGTTGttagaccatctaaaattgggatgatTTCTCCATGGCGCATCCCTCTGTCTCCCTTGATTCCAACTTCAATCTgggttccaactccccatcgaaTTTACCTGAGCCTGGTATTCTCCCTCTTGATGGCCATAGTATTGCTGGGGTGAAATTTCTCCTGGACCCTGaggattttctttttcttgtgaggCTGGCGGATTagtcttctcgattgcattcaagagtactttctcaagcctatctattctcgcCTCGACTCTTTCGTCATCTTGTTCTCTCAGCACGTTTACCGACCCTCTCCTCGTAATATTCCTCAGGCTGTCGTACGCCTTCTTGGCCTCGATCAACTTTCCCAAAATCTCTCTCgcttcacttccctttttcttcgtaaaatttcctccactcgaggaattcatcagatcttttgactcagggtttgctccttcatagaatAGGTAGTAAAtctctgcctcgatcattctatGATTCGGGCAAGCATCTAACAATCCTATAAACcgcgaccaatattgactcagagactcatcatactcctgcttacactccacgATTTCGTTCTTGAGAGCGTTGGTCTTGTTCGAGGGGAAAATTTAATCCAGGAACTCCAACTTGAATCTCTCCATGTACGGATGGAATTCTGAGGTAGCCTCAGCAACCATGTATTAGCCTCTCCTTTCAGGGCAAATGaaattgcacgtaggcgataatcctcctctgttgtgtCGTTGGGCCatttctgaatactgcacagcttgctaaactcatttagAAACTCATATGGACATTCGTTCCTACGCCCGGAGAAAGTCGGTAGAATGCCTAGCACATTTGTTTTAATATCGATGGCCCTCTGACGCGGATTCATAACTAtagcctgggctggctcaccatctaaatgggcagtgagcgaactgATCTCCGGATCTGGATCGACTACGTGTGCCATGTCTCTGATCCTCACCTCCTCTATTTATGTTTCTGAAGACGACGTGGGATCTTCCCTTCCTGACGAATTCCAATCCTCGTCACTTtctgaaccaaacggaaatggatctcccgtagataattccaatctggtggtgaccgtagatgctttCTCTCTGACCTGCCAAGTAAGCTGATCGTTCCTCCAACTAGATGAGTTACCACAGTGTCCGaaccgtgagcctctgctcataaactgaaaataaagagaaagaaaaacaaattaaaactatatacgccaaaatctctaaacacaatcacaaactaCACCATCCATCCCCGACAACGGTGCCATTTGAAAGTGGAGGAAGCTGTGTGTGCTTTTATGCTAGGTCAAGCTTTGCAaacccagagaatccgctagatcacgaggtctaggaactccGAGGTTCTCagaagtctcggtcgtcggacacacaaattccgcattcaaaacccccaacccgctatactatgaattagtaagGAAAGTatggatcgatcccacgaagatggatgcgtatGAAGGCATTTAGGTGATTCTGGAAAGGtgattggctgctgccacgtgATTTTGAGTTGAGGAAAGCTAACTCTAGACTTAGGAATAAAATctgacactagacctaggaaactgaaaacatcgTGCAGGCATGGAACATATTTGTAACTTCGATTCTTCAAATAAATTTCCTTGACCTAGTGAACtactacctaatttagctaaaAGAAAGAACgcaagcagtggggaccatctccCTAAAACAGCAAAGTACAGAtcaaaagctgcagataacaaactATAAATTAAACCTACAGCGATCTGCATCTCGTTATCTGATTTAAacacgaacatggagaaaacagagtaaataactagattcaaacagaacataCAGATTTGGCCGCCGAAAATTGGTGATTAATCGGAAACCAACagatctacttctactagacgtagtaaacagaacacagaaatgaaacatcaaaCTCAAGCACAATCAGACAACTCTGCTTCAGATCCACATGTCAGAcacttaatccactccggatccaagcaatccgaacccaaccaCTACCAAAATCAACTTCATAAACTCCGATGCAACAAATCTGCTCAGATCAACGACAATCCAACCCCGAttctactccaattcaacagatcaagtgcaaaaagcatccattaaagtaaataactataaactcaGAAACAAACATCATCCATACTCGAAATCGACATCATaacggaaaatagaaattgcatagatCAATGATAATTCCACAGTAACcagagccgagcttcgaacagtgaatctcggtgaaattcacatCAATAACGaaataaaagcaaataaattgtatcttcgacccttcgtgaggacggtgttacgtAACAACCAACCGAAAGTAAACCCCGAACCCCCTTGCCTATTCCCGAAAATCAAATGTGTAGAAGTGTGTGTGAGCTGAGAGCTGAAAAGGCCGAGAATGCCAGAAAGTCCTCCCCGTTGAATTGCatgctctcttccttatatagatgtggaggtgatcttctagaagctttcGCAGGAAATCTCTATTCTGCCCTACAGCTTCACGACCTCCCCCGTCTGGTTAGTTTccttcaaattgctcactttTATCGGCACATTTCCTTCGCCAGCCACTTGTCTTCCTTTTTTCCTCGGCCTGGCGATATctactacacacctggcttaaaaagatgtgttagaccccgtaaatgcatgaaattaatccCCTCACaattgcatgaaattagccttatcaccaACCCAGCGGCCTGCTGCACATTTCCACAGTGGTCCGCTGGGAATTCCACAGCCAGCCGAGCCCGATTCAGATACAGATACAGAGTCGTCGCTAGTGGCTGCTGCACTACTTCGCAGCGGTCCGCCACCCGAGCATCAGTCCCCAGATCTACAGTTTCCCATCACTGCCACCATCCCGTATCCCCAGGGATTGAAGAGAAAAAGTTAGACGCCCAGTTTGCCATGTTCTTGGAGGTCATGAGCAAGGTCCACATCTACATTCCACTAGTGGAGGCACTGCAACAAAGGCCCAAATATGCCAAGTTCTTGAATGATGTGGTTGCTAAGAAGAGAAAGTGGGGGAAATACGAGACAGTGGGCTTAACAGAGAATTGCAGTGCTATAATTCGGAAGGGATTGCCTACCAAATACAAAGATCCAGGGAGTTTTACTTTATCTTGTGTTTTGGGAAATAATGTAGAAGTTAAGGCattgtgtgatcttggagcaaGTATTAATTTGATGCCTTTATCTTTCTACAGGAAGCTTAACATTGAAAACATCCGCCCTACTTCAATCATCTTGCAAATGGCAAACATAAGCACAACAACACCAAGGGGGATTGTAGAAGATGTCTTGGTAAGAGTAGTAGAATTTATTTTTTCCgctgactttgttgttttgGACATGCAGGAGGACAAGAATGTGACTTTGATACTTGGGAGACCATTTTTAGCCACTTGGGGAGCCATGATAGATGTACAGAAGGGGGAGTTAACATTGCAGATGCATAATGAAAGTATCACCTTCAACATCTATGACGCTTTGAAATTCCATAGGAAAGGATCAAAGGTTATCAAGAGTGTAGCATCATCCAAATAGTCACAGATTGTGTGAGGGAAGTGGAAGTCACATACCACCAAACTCAGGACCCTTTGGAATCTTGTCTTATAAATTCTTTCACTCCAACTACTGATTTATCTACATGTGAGGCTAATGTGTGTGTTATGATTGCAGAACTGGAGGTCCTTCCAGAAAGAATCCCTCAAAAGGGGAACACATTCTTACCATTGCGCAcccccgaagaagagaaaggggGGAAGAAAGTATTGGGGAAACCACAAGGACCGCCTTAGGTGGAATTGAATCCACTCCTAGAATATCTCAGGTACGCATTTCTAGGAAAAGACAACACTTACCCCGTTGTCATTTCCGCTGCCTTGagtgaaaaagagtgaaaagTTGTTGTGTGTGCTGAACAAGTATAGGTCTGCCATAGGATGGTCTATTGTGATTTGAAAGGGATTAGCCCAACCACATGCATGCATAGGATTTTACTTGAAGAAGGGCTAAAGCCTCGTGTGCAAAACCAACGTAGACTTAACCCTACCATGCAAGATGTAGTGAAAAAAAGAAGTAATCAAGTTGCTAGCCGCAGGGATCATTTATGCCATATCGGATAATGAATGGGTGAGTCCTACGCATGTGGTAGCTAAGAAAGAGGGGATGACCGTAGTGCCTGGAAAGGATGGTGAGATTATTGCCACGAGAGTAGCCATGGGTTGGAGAGTTTGCATTGATTATATGATGTTAAATGCAGCCACTAAGaaagatcacttccctctgccttttatTGATCAAATGCTTGATAGACTAGGAGGATATGATTACTACTGTTTCTTGGATGCTTATTCTGGTTATAATCAAATTGCAATTGTTCCCGAGGATCAACATAAGTCTGCCTTTACTTGCCCTTAAGGGATATGTGCTTATAGGAAGATGTCTTTTAGCTTATGTAATGCTCCTGTTATTTTCCAAAGGTGTATGATGGCCATATTTCATGATTtgattgagaatgtgatagaggtcttcatggatgatttttctgtttttgggaagtcttaTGATCATTGTCTTGACAATTTGGCTAAGGTTTTGCAGAGATGTGTAGAAACTAACCTTATTCTTAATTGGGAgaaatgtcacttcatggtgAAAGAATGTATACTTCTAGGTCACAAAGTGTCTTCTACAGGGATAGAAGTTGAAAGAGCCAAGATTGCAGCCATTGAGAGGCTACCACCCCCGTCCAACGAGAAGGCCGCGAGAAGCTTCTTGGGACATGCGAGATTctatagaagattcatcaaagattTCTCGAAAATCTCTAAGCCTCTTTGTAAATTACTTGAAAAAgatgtgaaatttaattttacttcTGACTGTTTGCAGGCTTTTGAGAATTTGAAGAAGGCTTTAGTGAGTGCTCTAATTCTCATCATCCCCGATTGGAGCCAAccatttgaaatcatgtgtgatgcaagcgacaTTGTCGTTGGTTCCGCCTTAGGGCAGAAGAGAGATAAAATTTTTAGAGTCATTTATTATGCTAGTAGAACTTTAGATTTTGCAAAAGCTAATTATACAACCACAGAAAGGGAGATGCTTGCTATAGTTTATTCTTTTTACAAATTTAGAGCTTATCTTGTTGAGACTAAAACCATTGTTTACTTTGACCATGCAGCTATTATGCACTTGTTTGCAAAGAAGGACGCAAAACCAAGACTCATTCGGTGGATCCTACTACTTCAAGAATTCGATGTGGAGATAAGAGATACAAAAGGGTGTGAGAATGTAGTAGCGGATCACTTGTCTCGGTTGGAGCACCCGGTGGAGGGATAAGATCTATCACGAGAAATCAATGGGACTTCCCCGATGAGCATCTATTCTTCACTCAAGCCACTTTTCCATGGTATGCCGacattgttaattatttagcaCCCAAGGTACACCCTCCCGATCTTACTCCTTATCAAAGGAAGAAATTTTATAGAGATGTAAGATCTTATTTTGGGATGAGCCCTACTTGTTCAAAAGATGTGCAGATACTATACTTAGGAGTGTGCACCGCAGGAACATTGGGCTGCCATAGTTGAAAGATGCCATTCGTCGCCAACCGGAGGTCACTTTGGTGTGCAAAGGACCGCTATCAAAATCCTACAAAGTGATTTTTATTGGCCAATCATTTATCGTGACTCTGCCAGTTTTGTGCTCCAATGCAATGAATGCCACTCACGGGGGAATATCaaagaagaaggagatgccTATGAACACCATCATTGAGGTAGAATTGTTTGATGTATGGTGGATAGATTTTATGGACCATTCCCAAAATCAGGGGAGTACCAATACATTTTACTTGCAGTTGAATATGTGTCTAGATGGGCGGAAGCAATTCCTGCCTAAACTAATTATTCTAAAGTTATAACTGCTTTTGTGAGGAAAaacatttttaataggtttggTACACCCCGCGCTCTCATAAGCgatggaggatctgacttcaacaATAGGTGGCTAGACAACGTATTGGACAAGTATGGAGTCAAGCATAGAATCACCTTGCCTTACCACCCCCAAGCCAATGGGCAGACCGAGCTTGCAAATAGGGAGATCAAGTCCGTTCTACAGAAAACAGTGAGCACTAATAGGAAGGATCGGGCACTCCGTTTGGATGATGCATTGTGGGCATATCGTACCACATACAAATTTCCTATAGGTATGTCTCCTTTCAATTAGGTTTTGGGAAATCATGCCATTTGCCTTTTGAGTTGGAATACAGGTCCTTTTGGGCGGTGAAGAAGCTGAATCAAGATTTCCAAAAGGCCGGCGAAGAGAGGCGCCTCTTTCTCAATGAGATGGACGAGTTTCGAATGGAAGCATATGATAGCTCGTCTACTTACAGGAAAGGATGAAGGCCTACCATGATAGGATGATTAGTCCACAAGAGCTCACCTTGGGGGATGTAGTTTTGTTGCACAATTCGAGACTCTCTCTTTTCCCCGGAAagttgaagtccaaatggaccgGTCCTTACATGATCAAGAAAATTTATAGTGGGTTGGTTGAGTTGCTAGCTCTGGATGGGACGTTCTTTCAAGCCAATGGCCACCGTGTGAAGAAATACTATAACTCAGACAAGGTAATGGAGGAGGAAGTGACACTTGAAGAACCTTCCAAGGAGTAAAAAGGGGTATAGTCAAGCTAATGACTCTAAAagagcgcttgttgggaggcaacccaacgcTTTTTCCAGGTTTTaagttgtttttatgtttttttttcattttcttgctttattgaaaattttcgcAGGTTCTGGACTTTTCCCAGTGACCGCTGGCCATTCACAATGTTCCTGCCGCAATTTTTCGAATTTTTGCCCCGTCCAACCTCTACGCGAGAATTTCAAGGtatctttattgctttcttTAGTTTACCCACGTTTCTTTTCAAAACACATTTTATATCATTGTTTGTTTGTGATAGTTCCTACGTTTGTCACGTAGTTTgaagtttaatattatcttAAAGCTCCATATCTTCACACGATAACGTTGTAGTATTTTCGCACATGATACACATTTAAAACATCACGAAGTTCATGCTCATGTCTTATCACTTTCGCCCATTTGACATGTACTTAGGTCATCATACAAATTTTGTTCATGTCACACGTAACAATATCATGTTCTTACATACCACACATGTTTATAtaatcatgccaatcatgctcacattcaacatatGTATGTACTCATATCATTCATACTCAAATTTCAATATGGTAATAACATCGCCCTATCACATAATTCCATGCTCATGTATACTTTTTTCcaaaacatcatcatcatattaTCGTCAATTTCATGCATCAAACTCACATGCttgcaacaacttaaaacatacatcactttctttggttgagcgcgatgctttggatgttgaccattcgtgacacttctagtcaataagggttcactaatctagacttaaggtaaaagaagactctcggaccagagcgaaagaacgaagctctgataccactctgtcacaaCCGACCAAACTAGGGGTACTATAAACGAgacgatcgtgaccaagggatagcaataaagacaatatttaaggataacagtttatatggaaaacttaattagctttAAAGAAATATTATTCagttcattaaaagttaaacaatgaatttttagtttaaagaaactaaatgctataaatttattattaattagcaaagaCTTTTagcaaatgattttttttttcaaaagaagcagcagggaaaataaatatcaacatccaattaacttccaaaagaaagcatttggtttagtttacgaaaaaccattttagagtaacAAGGTAAACATCGGGCTAAAGCCTAACACAAATGGACATGCTCAAAAACAGTACGAAATAAAATAaggtcttgaggcatagttcaaaaatatagcagcggagataaggtttcaaagagagtcaaggatgacgcctatgtatgaagacacaacgcatccaacatttcctaggccgactcagcatccaccgcaacatcccgctcaacctgcacatagggaaaacacatgcagggctgagtacttgttgtactcaatgggctcatgccaaaaacattttatacagttatgtcatccataccagtgatctcgtgTTTAACATGTacttaagaaatatcacgagaacataaaaatatttcaaagtctggccagacaatcaatctccccactttctcatcaatccatcaagcacaatcatcatatcacagtgcgacgaaagtgtggccacactattcgcccacgagaccggcccactaacaaggacggctcacgatcccaccagtgtacacagcctgatagggtttgcagccctactcagacccgaattcgtttcataaCTCAGCCATGTAGCCAAACgaagcaagctcagacgaactaggcatcaggcaacaatctcataaacaaaacatcatggcatgccataacagttaaaccacccttataacaccacaacatattttcagaaaataaagagatttgaaaaagaatacctcgtttgcttaaacaattcaatatccacttaaggcaaccctcgttccttgtgctcacgtacacacaataacccttgccaaaccgcaatacaaatcagccttccatcaagtcacattatcatgcatgtcctatcgtttcttttatcattcttttaaattacccatcccaacattcatcaacataaggaaaacatgccataatatttctctacgtgtcacacataatcacgtcataggatacattcctaaatcatacttgcatcatataattcactcaaatcacgtcataggatacattcctaaatcatacttgcatcatataattcgcatattcacaattcttctcatacaaaacacaaattcccactgattaattatgcgatctatgattcctacactcactatatgtaTGAGGGAATCAAGCACAAGGTTTTCAATTGTGAAGATGAGggaaaagattcaattataccttcttgaatcgaaaaccaaacggtagaagcaaagattaatacgattcgtcgggaactcttaaaaatcaaactccaatggatgcaagaacagggattggaaggaattttggagaggatgaagagagggagaggagagtggcgtgtggagagagggagaggatggaggtggacgaaaatttgagggagaatgggggctagggtatagtttaggtgattaaatagtcctaggtttaatcccatgaattaattaattaattaattgtggatgaataaaatagaggccaataaataaaatcctaaaattaaaaggaaggcaagtttttgaaaattatggctagaaattcaataaggaatttatttggtatttacttggagaggaatagattcacaatttaagaaataaaacaatgaatattccataaacaagggaacaaaataaattaaatctccaagtaggaaataatgagggaggggggcgaaaattttgatggtgtgcacaaggaaattatttaaatcctcaattaaatagaataggatttaaatttggtaatttctttataggaaaagactcccataaaataggcaacaattaaataaatttccacaaggaaattaagccaaaaaaaacgtgtgggatggagacacaatagaaggaaaatattcacatccccaattaatttgacttaggtattaatttagTAATTAATTGAATAAACGGAATTCCACAAAAGAGGAAGCAATTATATTCTCATCTACAAATAGGGAGGGGGGatgaaaattggcttaattagccacaaagaaataattcaactcttaatttaattggggtgagggaataaaatgtggcaagatttaattggatttaaaatagctaaaggaaatcaacaaggtaccaattaaatcaaagacactaattcatcctcctaattaaaatagagaatatttgaaattcacaaaaataataggtaagagatcgaatttcatgtagcacaatttaatttggatgaatatccgaaaacaattaattaaatccaagaaagaataacatttccaataattggaggggccgacaatagccactttatttggctagaacaagatgcatgatcttatttaaattgattttccccacattaaaatataaatagctCTTCATTCCAATTCCTccatgacgatttattccacataatcaaactcaatcacgtagcaacaatttatatttcataaatgaaatttccaatcgacatatattaaataaaggtcacaaaaaattttgggatgttacaaagaacttagaaacacgcatgcttagggacacattagaccgagttgccaatgatatgaagttctttcattttttattaagtatgacttgacgttttgatttgatggtttgatgaaaatgtgcataattagtgaattgtttGTTTGCcgtgaatcatgcttataccttgtgagatttgagccttaatttctttcatgtgAGATTTATCCGCATTTATGTacatgtttctagaacttgctcctaatCTGCCTAAATTTACATActgtttaagttgatttaggaggatgttaggccatctattcatacctacttttatatccaaattttttgacccttttcaaaaaatattctttatccctttggagccaattttgagcctttaagcctattctttggaagccaaaataatggggacaattccttgggatagtatagttattttttttatcttttgtaaaggaattggagaaATAAGGGGACATTATGAAAagagaaaagtagtgtgcttaatgttataaaagtgcaagttgtgaaatagaaaaattcaaaagtgTGCTTGACTTAGAAAGGATGTCTAtgtataaaagaaaaagaaagaaaggttgtgaagaagagaaagaataTCAAAGCTTTGGAAAGTGAATATGAAGGAAGAATAACTGTTGAAAGCAACTTGGGTTTATAAGAAAAGTGGAGtttattttactctacttgggatttttatttttagtcactttttagccaaacaTTCATCACTTACCAAAGAActtacattacaacaaaaaataaagacctgtcagacttttgatgcttaatcacatctagtagaggagggattagactttgagcaagcctatggtaaactttgcatgatgcatgatttgagtgcttatacacattgccatatacactttgagagtgagagataaatacacttcccatctttggaagtttgtcacatgtgagtgcatgaattcaaggtgttccacgagttaggaatgaaagtgcactaataagcattgcttgatttgattgagttaatacatgcttgatctatttatttcatactttgaggcaattatgacgtctagtccttgtgcattcTGTGCGTCTATTTTTGTGCCTTTTATGTtttgttcgaggacaaacaaaaatgtaagtttgggggagttgatacgctcagattttgcacagttttaaggccattatttggttcgttttgaatgtcaaagttgcattacatgtccattatttgcatattttatctattttgatattttgacatgttttgtgagaaatgtgcatatttgagcttaAAAATGGAGTCAAAAcacgaagttggaaatctggatcTATTCTGCATGTCCAGCGGTCTGCTGCGACACAGCCGGCGACCGCTGGCGCCCAATGACTGCTAAGCCTGTAGCGGAAAGTTGTGTATGGAAGAAAGGACACGCCCGCGACCGCTGGGAAGTGCATGACAACCGCTACGAAGGTCCAGAGAGTTACGGGATGattgccagcgaccgctgaaacaagtgcagcgaTCGCTGCCCAAGAGACAGAAGCCCCGTATCAAcccacagcgaccgctgggaaAAAAACGGCGAGCAGATTTTCCCTATTTTCTCTCAAAGATTTATCattttgcaaccattttccttatttgaagAGGAGCGATTTTCTCCCTATAAATACTccccaaagcttcatcaaaaaagatcttctctttgccaaatATTTCCAGATCTTAAAAGTCagagtacttcattgtgcaaggggttgaagaaggattcaagagttcatcaaggctacaaggattctaCTTTtaggt
It contains:
- the LOC121777084 gene encoding uncharacterized protein LOC121777084, translated to MFLEVMSKVHIYIPLVEALQQRPKYAKFLNDVVAKKRKWGKYETVGLTENCSAIIRKGLPTKYKDPGSFTLSCVLGNNVEVKALCDLGASINLMPLSFYRKLNIENIRPTSIILQMANISTTTPRGIVEDVLEDKNVTLILGRPFLATWGAMIDVQKGELTLQMHNESITFNIYDALKFHRKGSKVIKSVASSK